A region of Ictalurus furcatus strain D&B chromosome 1, Billie_1.0, whole genome shotgun sequence DNA encodes the following proteins:
- the phc1 gene encoding polyhomeotic-like protein 1: MEQAEDQGSSGSSSSSGTSSGGNARPAQISQMSLYERQAVQALQALQRQPNAAQYFQQLMLQQQINSAQLHNLAAVQQATLAASRQSSSPNTSVSAVSTAQCTVNLSSTSGGGTMTNPRPVGPATSVTSSALSQSVLLGGNSTGQGQMYLRVNRSLRAPQLIFMPGGTTTAAMATVAQQQPQQQQQQSQQQQQQEVPPTSSSNQSDTDQVQNLALRCVSTPRVTAVKTEYPDRKDPSSFSPGPQSQQQQQQFSPSAQQMNSSKLPAPPSSTSSSLSSSSSSSSPSLPLSQLLLSPSRLTPAATVTHILVPSSNVPTSSPGFPKPNMAAQTLVVQPLQQQQQNGGDKMAGPVPIQPKTAQSGRLPSQMPPRHPPPILPAPPISHPPHVPVQLLGSRQGALGNSQAVAVPQARTCFSQQDSSAHNSNHSSPSNAVPMVTAMETGTAGAGLKLTNQNAEPSQIGSSAAIQTADGEHSSTVAPPAGETMFEQTGTPQMKPAIGSLKRKSESDMAGEMTSETAAQNCQSVPDSAPPLSPAPSLDTAPERAFSTPPTLSLSLPHPRAPLPQAVVKPQVLTHLIEGFVIQEGAEPFPVTGPIKERAEGVPVPLSMQPENSAPSVLKCEFCETFAPASQFRGTKRFCSKTCAKRYNVSCSHHFRSSRGRSSAPVYDEVARRRGPHRSSSEIACAKISGRHLSVKCRSESSRSEDVSSCEGEEEEEEEEDYLSPGSAYSCSRPAHCGPQLDESAQGGLPLDGDHFLSASPAHWSVEEVCRFISSLQGCEDLAGHFLSQEIDGQALLLLKEEHLMSTMNIKLGPALKICASINSLRD, encoded by the exons gctcTGCAGGCTCTACAGCGACAGCCTAACGCAGCTCAGTATTTCCAGCAGCTGATGCTTCAACAGCAGATTAACAGTGCTCAGCTTCACAACCTCGCTGCTGTGCAACAG GCCACGTTAGCTGCCAGTCGACAGTCCAGTTCTCCGAACACCAGCGTCTCTGCAGTGAGCACGGCGCAGTGCACC GTTAATTTAAGCAGCACTTCTGGGGGCGGGACCATGACCAACCCCCGCCCAGTCGGCCCTGCGACATCTGTGACGTCATCCGCTCTTAGCCAATCAGTGTTGCTGGGTGGGAACTCGACCGGTCAGGGACAGATGTACCTGAGa gtgaaTCGCTCACTCAGGGCTCCTCAGCTCATCTTCATGCCTGGAGGCACGACAACAGCTGCCATGGCAACAGTTGCCCAGCAGCAGCCtcagcaacaacagcaacagtcccagcagcaacagcaacagGAAGTCCCGCCCACATCTTCCAGTAACCAGTCAGATACTGACCAG GTGCAGAATCTTGCCCTGCGCTGTGTTTCTACCCCCCGAGTGACTGCCGTTAAGACTGAATATCCTGACAGGAAGGATCCCA gTTCCTTCTCTCCCGGCCCACAgtctcagcagcagcagcagcagttttCTCCGTCAGCACAGCAGATGAACAGCAGTAAACTTCCCGCTCCTCCTTCTTccacctcttcctctctctcctcctcttcttcttcctcctctccatctctccctctctcccagcTCCTGCTCTCTCCATCCCGGCTCACACCCGCTGCCACGGTGACCCACATCCTGGTCCCGAGCTCCAACGTCCCCACTTCCTCTCCGGGTTTCCCCAAACCCAACATGGCGGCTCAGACGCTGGTGGTGCAGCCgcttcagcagcagcagcaaaacgGAGGGGACAAAATGGCAGGCCCCGTCCCCATCCAACCCAAAACGGCCCAAAGTGGACGCCTGCCCTCTCAGATGCCCCCTCGCCACCCTCCGCCCATCCTCCCGGCTCCGCCCATTTCCCATCCCCCACACGTCCCTGTCCAGTTGCTCGGCTCCAGGCAGGGTGCGCTGGGAAACTCCCAGGCTGTAGCAGTGCCACAGGCCCGAACCTGCTTCTCCCAACAGGACAGCTCTGCCCACAACTCCAATCACAGCTCCCCCTCTAATGCAGTCCCCATGGTAACGGCCATGGAGACAGGCACTGCTGGCGCGGGTCTAaaactaaccaatcagaatgcagaaccCAGTCAGATTGGCTCTTCTGCTGCGATTCAGACTGCAGATGGAGAACACAGCAGCACTGTGGCACCACCTGCTGGAGAAACGATGTTCGAACAAACTGGAACCCCACAG ATGAAGCCTGCCATCGGCTCCTTGAAGAGAAAATCAGAATCAGACATGGCGGGTGAGATGACCTCAGAAACCGCTGCCCAGAACTGTCAGTCAGTGCCTGACTCTGCCCCTCCACTCTCTCCTGCTCCCTCATTGGACACTG cTCCAGAGAGAGCGTTCTCCACCCCACCGACACTGTCTCTGTCCCTGCCCCACCCTCGAGCTCCTCTCCCCCAGGCCGTGGTCAAACCGCAGGTCCTCACTCACCTTATCGAAGGCTTCGTCATTCAGGAAGGAGCTGAGCCATTTcct GTGACTGGACCAATAAAAGAGCGGGCTGAGGGTGTTCCTGTGCCTCTCTCCATGCAACCTGAAAACAGCGCCCCGTctg TGCTGAAGTGTGAGTTCTGTGAGACTTTTGCTCCTGCCAGTCAGTTCCGCGGAACCAAACGCTTCTGCTCCAAAACCTGTGCCAAgag GTATAATGTGAGCTGTAGTCATCATTTCCGCTCCAGTCGAGGCCGCAGCTCCGCCCCTGTGTATGATGAGGTAGCGAGACGCAGGGGTCCTCACAGGAGCAGCTCTGAGATCGCCTGTGCTAAAATCTCTGGCAGACACCTGTCTGTAAag tgtcGCTCTGAGTCCAGTCGTTCGGAGGACGTCTCCAGCtgtgaaggtgaagaagaagaagaagaggaagaagactaCCTCTCTCCAGGCTCCGCCTACTCCTGCTCTCGCCCCGCCCACTGCGGCCCTCAACTGGACGAGTCGGCACAAGGCGGCCTTCCGCTGGACGGAGACCATTTCCTGTCTGCTAGCCCCGCCCATTGGagtgtggaggaagtgtgtcgcttcatttcctctctgcaAG GCTGTGAGGATCTGGCGGGTCACTTCCTGTCTCAGGAGATTGATGGTCAGGCGCTGCTGTTGCTGAAGGAGGAACATCTGATGAGCACCATGAACATTAAACTGGGCCCCGCCCTCAAGATCTGCGCCTCCATCAACAGCCTGAGGGACTGA